A window of Candidatus Methylacidiphilales bacterium genomic DNA:
ACCCTCGGTTTTTTCCTGTTGGTCATCAATGCCGCCCTGCTCAAACTCACGGCCTGGATCATGCCGGGGGATTCATTTGTGGTCGCCTCCTGGTGGGATGCACTCGGCGGGGGCTTGGTCATCAGCCTGGTCAATCTGCTCTTTTCACGATCTTCGGCACGGGTCGAAGTGAAAGGCCAGCGCCGGGGCGATTCCGGGCGTCGTCCACCTCCGGGCCAGGGACCGGTCATTGACATATGACAAACGTGCCCGCCATCCCCGAAAGCAACCTCGAATGGCTCCTGCTGGCTGTTTTCATCGCCAGTGCCTGGGTCGGATTCATGGCCCTGCTTTCCTGGTACTCGGGCATCCGCGCCCTCGGACGGACGTTCACCCGGTTCCCGCGCATCAAGGGACGCAAGCACTGGATGGTCACCGTCTGGTGCGGCACCGGCGCCATCGCCATTCCCTATCCGTTTTGTTACACCCTGACGCTCGGCGACGATGGCATGTACCTGGAACCGGCGTTCTTCCTCCGCCCCTTCCACCACAACATGCGTATCGGATGGCGCTCGGTCATCGACTGCGATTCCTCGTTTTTTTTCACCAAGATCCGCTTCGTCGAACTGCCCTTTTCCCTGACCGTGCTCGGACGGGCGGGCAGCGAGATCCACAAGGAAGTGCGCCGCTACTCGGATACTTGCCGGGCGGACGGGAACCGGGCTCCCACCCGCGTTCAGCGCAATTCAAACTCGTAGCGGGCGATGTTGAAGCCCGCCACTTGGCGGTCGCTGTGGTGGCGGAATCCGCATTGTTCGTAAACCGTGCGCAGCTTGGGACGGTCGGCGAGGAAATCCAGACGGAGGAAGCGTTTGCCCCGGTTCTTGGTTTCGCGGAGCGCCCAGGCGATCAGGGCCTGGGCCAGCCCCTTGCCAGCCTCGCGGCGAACCAAGGCCATCTTGTGCAGGAAGAGGGATTCCTGGCCGGGAACGTCCGGCCACATCTCGGGTTCGTCCTCGTGCAACTTGAAAGCCCCAACGGGCGCCCCCTGGGGGTCGCGGGCGATCACATAGCGGCCGGAAAGGATGTCGGGGCGCAGCTTGTCCGGGGCCACTTCCTGTTCGGTCCAGAGCGGCTGGCCCTTGGCTTCCAGCCACTTGGCCGCCTGCTGCAACACCTCGGACACATCGTGCAGATCGTTCTCGTTGGCGGTGCGGATGTCGATTTGCATGGGGATTATCTTTCGACCGTGGCGGTGAGTGGCTTGCTAGTGCGGGCCGGATAGCGCCGTCGCGGGGGCGGAGCGAATTCCTTGGTGCGCAGCCGTACCCTACCCTTTCCGGCGATGCCGCGCAAGGCGCGTAGAAGGCCCAGGGAGGGTTTGATCCAGAGGGACGAAGCGGATTCGAGCACGGCCTGCCCGCCCTGCGGACCGGGAAGGATGAGGCAAAAGGGCACATCCCCGGGATGGGCGGCCAGGAGTTCCAGCACCCGGGAGAACACCTCGGGACGGCACTGCTCCCGGTCTAGGACCAGATAAACGTCGCGCACATGACTCGAGGCCACTTCTTCCAGGGTGTAGATCGCCGCCGGGATGACCTTGGCTTTGTCCTCTTCCCGCCGGTCCATCTGCCCCACCACCACAACCGGGGTTTCTTCCTCCAATTGGGGGCCGAATTTTTGGTAGGTTTCCGACCAGAGCATCATCTCGACCTTTCCCGTGCGGTCCTCGAGTTGCACAATCGCCCAGGGCCGTCCGTCTTTCTTGCTCAGGCGCACTTCGCGGCCCACCACCAGGCCGGCCAGGCGCACGACGCCGTCATGGGGTTCCTCGCCCAATTCGGCCACCGGATGCCCCCGGAACGAACGCAGGTCTTCCTCGTACTCGTCAACCGGATGGCCGGTGACGTAGAAACCGAGCAATTCCTTCTCGTATTGCAGCCGTTCTTTCATCGGCCAGTCAGTCAGGGCCTCCGTCCGGGCCCGGCCTTTGGCCGCCGGGGCGGGGAGGGACTCGCCGCCAAGCATGTCAAGGAGGCTGCCCTGGCCGCTTTCCTTGTCGCGAGCGAGCGATGAGGCGGCGGCCAGGGCGGCATCAATCTGCGACATCAAGGTGGCGCGGTTGGGTCCCAGCCCGTCGAAGGCCCCGGCCTTGACCAGGCTTTCGACCGTCTTCTTGTTGATGGCACGGAATTCGACCCGGCGGCAGAAATCGTCCATCGATAGGTAGGGTCCGGTGGCGCGGCCCGCAATGACCGCATGGGCCGCCCCCTCGCCCACGTTCTTGATCGCCGCCAAGCCGTACCGGATGCGGCCCGGGGCCACGGTGAATTTCAGCCCGCTCTCGTTGACCGAGGGCGGCAGGATCTCCAGGCCCATGGTCACCGCTTCGTCGACAAACAGCGCGATTTTGTCGGTGTTGTCCAGCTCGTTGCAAAGCAGGGCGGCCATGAACTCGACCGGGTGATTGGCCTTGAGGTAGGCGGTGTGGTAGGAAATCAGACCGTACGCCGCACTGTGCGACTTGTTGAATCCGTAGCCGGCGAATTTTTCCAGCAAGGCGAAGATTTCCTCGGCCAGCTTGCGCGGGATCTGGTTCATTTCCGCACAGCCCTGGATGAATCGGGCCTTCTGCTTTTCCATCTCCTCGGGCTTTTTCTTGCCCATGGCCCGGCGGAGCAGGTCGGCGTCGCCCAGACTGTAGCCTGCCAGCACCTGGGCCGCGGCCATCACCTGTTCCTGGTAGATCATGATGCCATAGGTGTCGCCGGAAACCTTCTCCAGGAGCGGGTGCAGGTAGTCGAAGCGGCATTCGCCCTTCTTCCGTTTGATGTAATCCGGGATGAGGTCCATCGGACCGGGACGGTAGAGCGCGATCAGGGCGATGATGTCGTCCACGTTCTGGATATTGAACCCCAGACAGGTGCGCCGCATCCCGGGGGATTCCACCTGGAAGACGCCGATGTTCTGGGCCTTGTTGAGGAGATCGAAGGTTTTCGGATCATCCAGGGGGATGTCTTCGGTGCGCATCCGTTTGCCGGTCGACTGTTCGATGAAGTCGAAACAATCCTGGATGACGGTCAGGGTCTTGAGTCCGAGGAAATCCATCTTCAACATCCCCAGCTCGCTCAACGGCTCCATCTCGAACTGGGTCAACACGCTGCCGCTGTCGTCCATCGTCAGAGGCAATGAGTCGGTCAGGTCGCCATCGGCGATGACCACCCCGGCGGCGTGCATGCCGGTCTGGCGGACCATGCCCTCCAGTTTCAAGGCCGTGTCGATGACCTCGCGCGCCTGTTCTTCTTCGTCGAACATCCGCTTGAAGTCCTGGGAGGCATCGAGGGCCTTCTGGATCGTGATCTTGGGATCTTTGGGGATCTGGTCGGCGATGCGCGAGGCGTCGCCAAAGGACAGTCCCATCACCCGGGCCACATCGCGGATGGCCATCTTGGCCCCGAGGGTGCCGAAAGTGACGATCTGGGCCACCGAGCGGTCCCCGTATTTCTTGCGCACGTATTGGATGACCTCCTCGCGCCGGGTCTGGCAGAAATCCACGTCCACATCGGGCGGGGAAATGCGCTCCGGGTTGAGGAACCGCTCGAAGAGCAGGTTGTAGCGCATGGGGCAGAGTTCGGTGATACCGAGCACGTAGGCCACGAGGCTCCCGGCGGCGCTGCCGCGACCCGGCCCGACCGGTATGCCGTTCTGTTTGGCGTAGTGGATGAAATCCCAGGTGATGAGGAAGTAGCTGACGAAGCCCATGCGCTCGATGACCCCGAGTTCGAAATCCAACCTCTGGAGCAATTCCGGATCGGCGGCCCGCTCTCCATATCGACGGGCCATGCCCGACTGGCAAAGTTCCCGCAGGTAGGTCTCGCGCGTGCGTCCCTCCGGGGGCGGATAGGCCGGGTAGTTGTTCTTCCCGAACTCCAGCTTCAAATCGCATTGGTCCGCGATGGCCAGGGTGTTTTCGCAGGCCTCCGGACAATCGGCGAACAACGCCCGCATGGCGTCGCCATCCTTGAGATAGAATTCGTCCGACGGGTAGCGCAGGCGCTTTTCATCGGTCAGCTTGGCCCCGGTCTGGATGCAGAGCAGGATCTCGTGCGCTCGCGCGTCCTCGCGCTTGACGTAGTGGACGTCGTTGGCCGCCACCAGGGGCACCCCGCTGGTCTTGGAGAGGGATCGATAGGCCTCGCGCACCTGTTGTTCCAGGTCGAGGCCGTGGTTGTGGACCTCGAGGTAAAAACTACCGGGCTCGAAGATTTGGCGGTAGTCATCGACGAGGCCCTGGGCGTCCTTCATCCGCCCCTGGAGGACGGCCTGGGCGATGTCGCTTTTCAGACAGGCGCTGGTGCCGATCAGCCCCTCGCGGTGGCGCTGCAGGAGGGCCTTGTCGATGCGGGGTTTGAAGTAATGGCTCTCCAAGTGCGCGGCAGAGACCAATTTGAGCAGGTTGCGGTAGCCGGTCAGGTTGCGGGCCAGCAGGAGGAAGTGGAAGTTCGGGTCGCGTCCGTTGGCGGCCGGCGTCTTGTCCATCCGATCGCCGGGGGCCATGTAGACCTCGCAGCCGATGATCGGCTTGATCCCCGCCTTGGAGCAGCTTTGGTAGAATTCGATCGCCCCGAAAAGGTTCCCGTGGTCGGTCAAGGCCAGTGCGGGCATGCCAAACTCTTTTGCCCGCGCCACCAGATCCTTCACCCGGCAGGCCCCGTCGAGCAGGGAATACTCGGTATGGACGTGGAGGTGGACAAATGGTGACGGCATCCC
This region includes:
- the dnaE gene encoding DNA polymerase III subunit alpha — protein: MPSPFVHLHVHTEYSLLDGACRVKDLVARAKEFGMPALALTDHGNLFGAIEFYQSCSKAGIKPIIGCEVYMAPGDRMDKTPAANGRDPNFHFLLLARNLTGYRNLLKLVSAAHLESHYFKPRIDKALLQRHREGLIGTSACLKSDIAQAVLQGRMKDAQGLVDDYRQIFEPGSFYLEVHNHGLDLEQQVREAYRSLSKTSGVPLVAANDVHYVKREDARAHEILLCIQTGAKLTDEKRLRYPSDEFYLKDGDAMRALFADCPEACENTLAIADQCDLKLEFGKNNYPAYPPPEGRTRETYLRELCQSGMARRYGERAADPELLQRLDFELGVIERMGFVSYFLITWDFIHYAKQNGIPVGPGRGSAAGSLVAYVLGITELCPMRYNLLFERFLNPERISPPDVDVDFCQTRREEVIQYVRKKYGDRSVAQIVTFGTLGAKMAIRDVARVMGLSFGDASRIADQIPKDPKITIQKALDASQDFKRMFDEEEQAREVIDTALKLEGMVRQTGMHAAGVVIADGDLTDSLPLTMDDSGSVLTQFEMEPLSELGMLKMDFLGLKTLTVIQDCFDFIEQSTGKRMRTEDIPLDDPKTFDLLNKAQNIGVFQVESPGMRRTCLGFNIQNVDDIIALIALYRPGPMDLIPDYIKRKKGECRFDYLHPLLEKVSGDTYGIMIYQEQVMAAAQVLAGYSLGDADLLRRAMGKKKPEEMEKQKARFIQGCAEMNQIPRKLAEEIFALLEKFAGYGFNKSHSAAYGLISYHTAYLKANHPVEFMAALLCNELDNTDKIALFVDEAVTMGLEILPPSVNESGLKFTVAPGRIRYGLAAIKNVGEGAAHAVIAGRATGPYLSMDDFCRRVEFRAINKKTVESLVKAGAFDGLGPNRATLMSQIDAALAAASSLARDKESGQGSLLDMLGGESLPAPAAKGRARTEALTDWPMKERLQYEKELLGFYVTGHPVDEYEEDLRSFRGHPVAELGEEPHDGVVRLAGLVVGREVRLSKKDGRPWAIVQLEDRTGKVEMMLWSETYQKFGPQLEEETPVVVVGQMDRREEDKAKVIPAAIYTLEEVASSHVRDVYLVLDREQCRPEVFSRVLELLAAHPGDVPFCLILPGPQGGQAVLESASSLWIKPSLGLLRALRGIAGKGRVRLRTKEFAPPPRRRYPARTSKPLTATVER
- a CDS encoding GNAT family N-acetyltransferase; translation: MQIDIRTANENDLHDVSEVLQQAAKWLEAKGQPLWTEQEVAPDKLRPDILSGRYVIARDPQGAPVGAFKLHEDEPEMWPDVPGQESLFLHKMALVRREAGKGLAQALIAWALRETKNRGKRFLRLDFLADRPKLRTVYEQCGFRHHSDRQVAGFNIARYEFELR
- a CDS encoding phage holin family protein; translated protein: MKNPFFRWLVLMLAVWVADFFFAGIRHDSWQSLAVAALVLALLNTLLKPVLALLSLPFIIVTLGFFLLVINAALLKLTAWIMPGDSFVVASWWDALGGGLVISLVNLLFSRSSARVEVKGQRRGDSGRRPPPGQGPVIDI